The following proteins are encoded in a genomic region of Populus trichocarpa isolate Nisqually-1 chromosome 13, P.trichocarpa_v4.1, whole genome shotgun sequence:
- the LOC7493893 gene encoding septin and tuftelin-interacting protein 1 homolog 1 has product MDDYQEEMERFGMENDFEDGRYINGEFYFKKQKEKRKQSKDDVLYGIFADYDSDDDYVSSSRKRRKDSRKADLTKPVNFVSTGTVMPNQEIDKNLRDKNSDVMFAAADDNRPGIGSGFNTGLGFNSGLGDFNGVKKSEDFEDDGRDEAEDNFLPTEFGRRIKEGAERREQERMEKKAKGVGKNKEVKDGDVGVFEKHTVKGIGMKLLEKMGYKGGGLGKNQQGIVAPIEAKMRPKNMGMGFNDFKETSAKLPQFEEKEAVSQSQGQMVGRMKEKLWLKGKKKQKQEKYITADELLAKKEEQGFEVFQKVIDMRGPQVRVLTNLENLNAEEKAKENDVAMPELQHNVRLIVDLAELDIQKIDRDLRNERETAMSLQQEKEKLETEAARQKKQLDNVEEIMGVLSHIEEQKSSGTLTLDSLAKYFTDIKRKFAEDYKLCNLSCVACSYALPLFIRVFQGWDPLRNPLHGLEVVELWKNVLQGEESSDIWDEVAPYAQLVTEVVLPAVRISGINTWEPRDPEPMLRFLESWENLLPAAVVQSILDNIVMPKLSSAVDSWDPRRETVPIHVWVHPWLLQLGLKLEGLYQMIRMKLSMVLDAWHPSDASAYTILSPWKTVFDAASWENLMRRFIVPKLQVALQEFQINPANQKLDQFYWVMSWASAIPIHLMVDLMERFFFSKWLQVLYHWLCSNPNLQEVHKWYIGWKGLLPQELQAHENIRYQFTLGLNMIDRAIEGMEVVQPGLRENLSYIRAQEQRQFEAQQRAAMHSQYQTAAGMGSTTQMGGFGGGAVEMTLKEVVEAHAQHHSLLFKPKPGRMHDGHQIYGYGNMSIYVDPIHERLYVQKEEDWLLTNLDNLLEMHNNSLKKRR; this is encoded by the exons ATGGATGATTACCAGGAGGAAATGGAAAGATTTGGGATGGAGAATGACTTCGAAGACGGCCGATATATAAATGGAGAGTTctactttaaaaaacagaaagaaaaacgaAAGCAATCCAAAGATGATGTTCTTTATGGTATCTTTGCGGATTATGACTCCGATGATGATTACGTTTCCTCTTCGCGAAAGAGGAGAAAAGACTCCCGAAAAGCTGATCTCACTAAGCCTGTCAATTTTGTCTCCACAG GTACTGTTATGCCTAACCAAGAAATTGATAAGAATTTGAGAGACAAGAACAGTGATGTTATGTTTGCTGCTGCTGATGACAACAGACCTGGAATAGGGTCTGGTTTTAATACTGGGTTAGGGTTTAATTCAGGGCTTGGTGATTTTAATGGGGTTAAAAAGAGTGAGGATTTTGAGGATGATGGTCGTGACGAGGCTGAAGATAACTTTTTGCCAACAGAGTTTGGGAGAAGGATAAAGGAGGGGGCAGAAAGGAGAGAGCAGGAGAGAATGGAGAAGAAAGCAAAAGGAGTGGGGAAAAACAAGGAAGTGAAAGATGGGGATGTTGGGGTGTTTGAGAAGCATACAGTAAAAGGAATTGGGATGAAGTTGTTAGAGAAAATGGGTTATAAGGGAGGTGGATTGGGGAAGAACCAGCAAGGAATTGTAGCCCCAATTGAAGCAAAGATGAGGCCAAAAAATATGGGAATGGGGTTCAATGATTTTAAAGAAACATCAGCTAAGTTGCCTCAATTTGAGGAGAAGGAAGCTGTGAGCCAAAGCCAGGGTCAGATGGTGGGGAGAATGAAGGAGAAGCTATGGTTGAAGGGtaagaagaagcagaagcagGAGAAGTATATAACAGCAGATGAATTGTTGGCAAAGAAGGAAGAACAAGGTTTTGAGGTTTTTCAGAAGGTGATTGACATGCGAGGGCCGCAGGTGAGGGTGCTGACAAATCTGGAGAATCTTAATGCAGAAGAGAAGGCGAAGGAGAATGATGTTGCGATGCCAGAGCTTCAGCATAATGTGAGGTTGATCGTGGATTTGGCAGAGCTTGATATACAGAAGATTGACAGAGATCTGAGGAATGAAAGGGAGACTGCTATGAGCTTGCAGCAGGAGAAGGAGAAGTTGGAAACAGAGGCAGCACGCCAGAAGAAGCAATTGGATAATGTGGAGGAGATCATGGGTGTGCTGAGCCATATTGAGGAACAGAAGTCTTCAGGAACTTTGACCTTGGATTCACTAGCAAAGTATTTCACAGACATAAAGCGGAAATTTGCAGAAGATTATAAGCTTTGCAACTTGTCTTGCGTTGCTTGTTCATATGCTTTACCTTTGTTTATCAGAGTATTTCAGGGCTGGGATCCTCTTAGAAATCCATTGCATGGATTGGAAGTAGTAGAATTATGGAAGAATGTGCTGCAAGGTGAGGAAAGTAGTGATATATGGGATGAAGTTGCACCTTATGCACAGTTAGTAACAGAAGTAGTTTTGCCTGCTGTAAGAATATCTGGGATTAATACTTGGGAGCCTAGGGACCCTGAACCCATGCTTAGATTTTTGGAGTCTTGGGAGAATTTGTTGCCTGCAGCAGTTGTTCAGAGCATCTTGGATAATATAGTTATGCCAAAATTATCTAGTGCTGTGGACTCATGGGACCCACGTCGGGAAACCGTTCCCATTCATGTTTGGGTACATCCATGGCTGCTGCAGTTGGGATTGAAATTGGAGGGCTTGTACCAGATGATACGAATGAAGTTAAGTATGGTTCTTGATGCGTGGCACCCTAGTGACGCATCTGCTTACACCATCTTATCACCTTGGAAAACTGTGTTTGATGCAGCCAGTTGGGAAAATCTTATGCGCAGATTTATAGTTCCCAAGTTGCAGGTTGCATTGCAGGAGTTCCAAATAAACCCAGCTAATCAGAAGCTTGATCAGTTCTATTGGGTTATGTCATGGGCTTCAGCTATTCCAATTCATCTCATGGTTGACTTGATGGAGAGGTTTTTCTTTTCGAAATGGCTGCAGGTTTTGTATCACTGGCTCTGTTCAAATCCTAACTTACAAGAGGTTCATAAATGGTACATTGGTTGGAAGGGACTTCTTCCACAAGAGCTTCAGGCACATGAAAATATTCGTTATCAGTTTACTCTTGGACTCAACATGATTGATCGGGCTATTGAAGGTATGGAAGTGGTCCAGCCTGGTCTGAGGGAGAACCTCAGTTATATTAGGGCACAGGAGCAGAGGCAGTTTGAGGCCCAGCAAAGAGCTGCAATGCATTCTCAATATCAAACTGCTGCTGGCATGGGTAGCACAACGCAAATGGGTGGTTTTGGTGGCGGTGCAGTTGAGATGACTTTGAAAGAAGTTGTTGAGGCCCATGCACAACATCACAGCTTGCTCTTTAAGCCAAAACCTGGCAGGATGCATGATGGTCACCAGATATATGGGTATGGTAACATGAGCATATATGTGGATCCAATACATGAAAGGTTATATGTCCAGAAGGAGGAAGATTGGTTACTGACAAACCTTGATAATTTGCTTGAGATGCATAATAATTCTCTTAAAAAGAGACGGTGA